The following are encoded in a window of Salinibacter ruber DSM 13855 genomic DNA:
- a CDS encoding NRDE family protein, protein MCLILFAKDVHPEYPLIFAGNRDEFYDRPTAPAAFWDDAPHVLGGRDLKAGGTWLGITRKGHWATVTNVRDERPRRDDAPSRGRLVADYLREELAPEAYLDGLETEADQYNGFNVLVGTPEKTFYYSNRDGTPRPVRSGIHGMSNAQLDDSWPKVERGTSGLDALCEDKDLSIEALFDILDDRQPAPDGQLPQTGVGRETERMLSPPFIDGDEAYGTRASTVFLVHRSGRVTFAERSFDGGTATETRDFSFNLASPVAS, encoded by the coding sequence ATGTGTCTGATTCTTTTCGCAAAGGACGTGCATCCGGAGTATCCCCTCATTTTTGCGGGGAACCGGGATGAATTTTACGACCGGCCGACGGCTCCTGCCGCCTTCTGGGACGACGCACCGCATGTGCTGGGCGGGCGCGACCTGAAAGCAGGAGGGACGTGGCTCGGCATCACTCGGAAGGGGCACTGGGCGACGGTGACCAACGTGCGTGACGAGCGCCCCCGTCGGGACGACGCGCCGTCGCGGGGGCGTCTCGTGGCGGACTACTTGCGGGAGGAGCTCGCGCCGGAGGCGTATCTCGACGGCCTGGAAACGGAGGCGGATCAGTACAACGGGTTCAATGTGCTCGTCGGAACGCCCGAGAAGACGTTCTACTACTCGAACCGAGACGGCACCCCGCGGCCCGTACGGTCCGGGATCCACGGCATGAGCAACGCGCAGCTCGACGATTCGTGGCCCAAAGTGGAGCGGGGCACCTCCGGGTTGGATGCACTCTGCGAAGACAAGGACCTGTCCATTGAGGCCCTTTTCGATATCCTCGACGACCGCCAGCCGGCCCCGGACGGTCAACTTCCCCAGACGGGGGTGGGGCGCGAGACCGAACGAATGCTCTCGCCGCCGTTCATCGACGGCGACGAGGCGTACGGGACCCGTGCCTCCACCGTGTTTCTCGTTCATCGCAGTGGGCGGGTCACGTTTGCCGAGCGGAGTTTCGACGGCGGCACCGCCACGGAGACCCGCGACTTTTCGTTCAATTTGGCGTCCCCTGTGGCGTCCTAA
- a CDS encoding translocation/assembly module TamB domain-containing protein, with product MPDSSNRRSLTQPLWRAFRVAFAAVMVGVVFFVGLTRTEVGRDRIRRHVEAQFNQQFQGTLSIDSLSGSLLTDIEASGVQLRAPSGTLVGTVDEIQATPQWANLLTAELSIQSLALIRPHLVLRRDSSGGWNAANAVRRVSPSTSGSALDLTFADIEVQRGRVTTTRGGSAPNLVRQGWLFDYTRTTVRDLSFSAVAQRTGTRRFVDLSNGSFSMPGEDLRVSFLEGQIQQTPDGWSIRGLDLSLDTTRIRGKASIQTGGADGASPQVSVRLDRSRIDQGELRRIVPRLPLADVVTLEGTLEGTARRLRADDVTITHDASVATLSGTLRQARGGLAMDLRLTEGRLVPKDVRDVWPSAPPVPSVDGTPFNLTGSLQGTTADAPAGPRTFDLTTRLAMESPHGAVRGSLAVARSSASGLSYNGTLEADSLNLAPLTGRPALTSQLSGRVEGSGTGIQLGSLQGSVEVSLAGSRVAGRSFASADGTLSIDGDSTNGTLSVRQDNGGRLYVNGAAQDLDRRPSYTATVTGSDLDLGSIVGPTAPSTQLNARLTVGGRGVQWRSLAGTAVLQVDSSRVNRGDSTMTLPPHSVALRLADRTAGRPRVELSGSVLRLTADGTSLGPPLWTAAQTWGTKLRNAVRRERDKPVPSRQQSSAQPSLYLPIDASSRASLQSRGPLEARAEMRILQPKIVSAWWPTFPEGTENLTAEARLSVGPDSLYTAGHVSADLVRAGPNTVTDLRAEYDVSSHVDAPLAQSTLATATVSAGRATLGGPALKNTAVSLAYGGRTGRIQARADSVGIADSVRLSGGLRVTPRANELRLRKVSASIGGNEWTNAAPASLRAYSDAFVVAPLTIQQPHPDTPSLQTIRIGGTVSARPSDTLAVKARNVYLPPLSRALGLPQLIGGNLDGTVRLRSALGQPELASDLAVQRLSFDRRVLGSARLRMTYAARSPDLRVEGRLRSKAQTMKQLTGPALVPSGARTVEPNDISVSGRVRLPEWARAAPPERASALPPGETLDLSVDVERADLFFFRYIFEERVAGVRGFVSGPLHIGGRVLDPRFEADFDIVNGAVRLPVFGLAYEVEGPVEVDKRGIHARTLRVQDEEGTATVDGSILFNDYQYFSFDLSASLDGITVIDVSQAEDLPFYGRIRGSGPLHLNGPLPDATLESNAARTTPDSELYIPVSGRTVEEDAGFIVFADSTGRTPSVSQLTRRPNILADRPAGVPSFVEGLNLDLNVIAPDESTVNLVFDPLVGDVVTVVGSGRVQLQREEGDFSVYGSFDATSGTYLFTAGEVFVRRFAISQGTITWDGSPTNAQLDLDAEYRTRASPSGLPGFDGYSGRIPVTVQLAISGRVASPQVDLSLSMTRSEERNLIGSETLDAVLNQPARTTEYATSVLLTNTFLLTTESITQSGTARSDGEGNQLTTAGNQLAFNSVSQLVSSQLNRYLGEALPNVDLNFGVQGEDPSNLDLIYGVALRLLNERLIIRGEGVYTNDDPADSDAQRAGGPQGEFVVEVRLSPSVSAKVFYRRTGDELTPSRALTSSRGAGVSYQTQFSTWRTLFHSIFGWMLPTDPAPDDEDNPAPDPVAQSARPPSDSTASPEAQPPFEQNDPV from the coding sequence GTGCCCGACTCGTCCAATCGCCGGTCCCTCACCCAACCGCTGTGGCGGGCCTTCCGCGTCGCATTCGCAGCGGTGATGGTCGGGGTCGTCTTCTTCGTCGGGCTCACACGGACGGAGGTGGGCCGCGATCGGATCCGACGACACGTCGAGGCGCAATTCAATCAGCAATTCCAGGGGACCCTCTCGATCGACTCTCTGAGTGGGTCCCTTCTCACCGACATCGAAGCAAGCGGAGTGCAGCTGCGAGCTCCCTCGGGCACGCTTGTTGGGACGGTTGACGAGATCCAGGCAACCCCCCAGTGGGCCAACCTCTTGACCGCAGAACTGTCCATCCAGTCTCTTGCCCTGATTCGGCCCCACCTCGTACTTCGGCGCGACTCTTCAGGGGGCTGGAACGCCGCGAACGCCGTTCGGCGGGTGTCTCCCTCCACGTCGGGAAGCGCCCTGGATTTAACATTTGCGGACATTGAGGTCCAACGGGGGCGTGTGACCACGACCCGCGGCGGCTCCGCCCCCAACCTGGTCCGGCAGGGCTGGCTGTTCGACTACACGCGAACGACCGTCCGAGACCTCTCGTTCAGCGCCGTTGCCCAACGGACGGGAACCAGGCGCTTCGTCGACCTCAGCAACGGGTCGTTTTCCATGCCGGGCGAGGACCTCCGTGTCTCCTTCCTTGAGGGCCAGATCCAACAGACACCGGATGGCTGGTCGATTAGAGGGCTGGATTTGTCCCTGGATACGACCCGCATTCGGGGGAAAGCCTCGATTCAAACCGGCGGGGCCGACGGAGCGTCGCCCCAGGTCTCGGTGCGCCTGGACCGGAGTCGAATCGATCAGGGCGAGCTCCGACGCATCGTTCCCCGGCTTCCGCTCGCGGACGTGGTGACGCTCGAAGGCACGCTGGAAGGGACCGCACGCCGACTCCGCGCGGACGACGTTACGATTACCCACGATGCTTCCGTCGCGACCCTGAGCGGAACCCTCCGCCAGGCCCGCGGGGGGCTTGCGATGGATCTTCGCCTCACGGAGGGCCGGCTCGTCCCGAAGGATGTTCGCGACGTGTGGCCGTCCGCCCCTCCCGTGCCCTCCGTCGATGGCACTCCGTTCAACCTCACTGGCTCGCTGCAGGGCACCACCGCCGACGCTCCGGCCGGCCCCCGCACGTTCGACCTCACGACCCGTCTCGCCATGGAAAGCCCGCACGGAGCGGTCCGGGGGTCGCTGGCAGTGGCCCGGTCGTCGGCTTCCGGCCTCTCGTACAACGGCACGCTCGAAGCGGACAGCCTCAACCTTGCGCCCCTGACCGGCCGCCCGGCCCTGACGAGTCAACTGTCGGGCCGAGTCGAGGGCAGCGGAACGGGCATCCAACTCGGCAGCCTGCAGGGCTCAGTCGAGGTGTCCCTCGCAGGCTCTCGGGTTGCCGGGCGCTCCTTTGCCTCCGCCGACGGCACGCTCTCGATCGACGGGGACAGCACGAATGGCACCCTCAGTGTTCGGCAGGACAACGGCGGACGGCTTTACGTGAACGGGGCGGCCCAGGACCTCGATCGCCGGCCGTCCTATACGGCCACCGTGACCGGCTCCGACCTCGATCTGGGATCCATCGTGGGCCCGACCGCCCCCTCCACCCAGTTGAATGCGCGCCTGACGGTCGGGGGGCGCGGGGTCCAGTGGCGCTCCCTCGCCGGGACGGCCGTACTACAGGTGGACAGTTCTCGGGTGAATCGCGGGGACAGCACGATGACCTTGCCCCCGCACTCCGTCGCCCTCCGGCTGGCCGACCGCACCGCCGGGCGCCCGCGTGTGGAGTTGAGCGGCTCCGTGCTTCGTCTCACCGCCGACGGCACCTCGCTCGGCCCGCCCCTCTGGACGGCCGCCCAAACCTGGGGCACGAAGCTCCGAAACGCAGTTCGGCGCGAGCGCGACAAGCCTGTGCCCTCCCGCCAACAGTCCTCCGCCCAGCCCTCCCTCTACCTGCCAATAGATGCCTCATCGCGAGCCTCCCTCCAGTCTCGGGGTCCCCTTGAGGCTCGGGCTGAGATGCGGATTCTCCAGCCGAAAATCGTGAGTGCCTGGTGGCCCACCTTTCCGGAGGGGACCGAAAACCTCACCGCCGAGGCTCGGCTCTCTGTCGGCCCCGATAGCCTCTACACTGCCGGGCACGTTTCGGCCGATTTGGTTCGGGCCGGCCCGAATACCGTAACGGACCTGCGGGCCGAGTACGACGTGTCCAGCCACGTCGATGCCCCTCTCGCGCAGTCGACCCTGGCGACGGCAACCGTCTCGGCCGGACGGGCGACGCTGGGGGGGCCCGCCCTCAAGAACACCGCTGTTTCGCTCGCCTACGGGGGCCGCACCGGACGAATTCAGGCACGGGCGGACAGCGTCGGGATCGCCGATTCGGTTCGCCTGTCCGGGGGGCTTCGCGTTACGCCACGGGCCAATGAGTTGCGCCTCCGGAAGGTATCGGCGAGCATCGGCGGCAACGAGTGGACCAATGCCGCACCTGCGTCTCTACGGGCCTACTCGGATGCCTTCGTCGTCGCCCCCCTTACGATTCAACAGCCCCATCCCGACACCCCGTCCCTACAGACGATCCGGATTGGCGGCACCGTCTCGGCACGCCCCTCAGATACGTTGGCCGTGAAGGCCCGGAACGTCTACCTTCCTCCCCTCTCGCGAGCACTGGGACTGCCGCAGCTCATCGGTGGCAACCTGGACGGCACGGTTCGTCTGCGGAGCGCGCTGGGCCAACCCGAGCTGGCCAGTGACCTGGCCGTGCAACGCCTGTCCTTCGACCGCCGCGTCCTGGGCTCTGCCCGCCTCCGTATGACCTACGCCGCCCGGTCCCCCGATCTCCGTGTGGAGGGGCGGCTCCGCTCAAAGGCCCAGACCATGAAACAGCTGACGGGCCCGGCGCTGGTTCCATCGGGCGCACGAACCGTGGAGCCCAATGACATTTCCGTGTCGGGCCGGGTGCGCCTCCCGGAATGGGCACGCGCAGCGCCCCCCGAACGGGCGTCGGCCCTGCCGCCGGGAGAAACCCTCGACCTTTCGGTGGATGTCGAGCGCGCGGACCTCTTTTTCTTTCGGTACATCTTCGAGGAGCGCGTGGCCGGGGTGCGTGGGTTCGTGAGCGGCCCGCTTCATATCGGGGGCCGGGTCCTAGATCCTCGGTTTGAGGCGGACTTCGACATCGTGAACGGGGCCGTCCGGCTGCCCGTCTTCGGCCTGGCCTACGAGGTGGAGGGCCCCGTGGAGGTGGACAAGCGCGGCATCCACGCCCGCACGCTCCGGGTTCAGGACGAGGAGGGCACGGCCACCGTGGACGGGAGCATCCTGTTCAACGACTACCAGTACTTCTCTTTCGACCTATCGGCCTCGCTGGACGGCATCACGGTGATCGACGTATCGCAGGCCGAGGACCTTCCCTTCTACGGCCGCATTCGGGGGTCGGGCCCCCTCCACCTCAACGGCCCGCTTCCCGACGCCACCCTCGAATCAAACGCGGCCCGGACGACGCCGGACAGTGAACTGTACATCCCCGTCTCCGGACGGACGGTGGAGGAGGACGCGGGCTTCATCGTCTTTGCCGACTCCACGGGCCGGACGCCCTCCGTGTCGCAGTTGACGCGCCGGCCCAATATTCTGGCCGACCGCCCCGCCGGTGTGCCCTCCTTCGTTGAGGGCCTCAACCTGGACCTCAACGTCATCGCCCCGGACGAGTCGACGGTCAACCTCGTCTTCGATCCACTGGTGGGGGACGTGGTGACGGTCGTCGGCTCCGGCCGGGTCCAGTTGCAGCGGGAAGAGGGCGATTTTTCGGTCTACGGGAGCTTCGACGCGACCAGCGGCACCTATTTGTTCACGGCCGGAGAGGTCTTCGTGCGGCGCTTCGCCATCAGCCAGGGGACGATTACCTGGGACGGAAGCCCCACCAACGCCCAGCTGGACCTGGATGCCGAGTACCGTACCCGGGCCTCCCCCTCCGGGCTGCCGGGCTTTGACGGCTACAGCGGACGCATCCCCGTCACGGTTCAACTGGCCATCAGTGGCCGGGTGGCCTCGCCCCAGGTGGACCTGAGCCTGTCCATGACGCGGAGTGAAGAGCGAAACCTGATTGGCTCCGAGACCCTCGACGCTGTTCTCAACCAGCCCGCCCGGACCACGGAGTACGCCACGAGCGTGCTGCTGACGAACACATTTCTCCTCACCACCGAGTCGATCACCCAAAGCGGTACGGCCCGGTCCGACGGCGAAGGCAATCAGTTGACGACGGCGGGCAACCAGCTGGCGTTCAACAGCGTGTCCCAGCTCGTGTCGAGCCAGCTCAATCGGTATCTCGGGGAGGCCCTCCCGAACGTAGACCTCAACTTTGGCGTGCAGGGCGAAGACCCAAGCAACCTGGACCTGATCTATGGCGTGGCCCTGCGCCTGCTCAACGAACGCCTCATCATCCGGGGCGAAGGGGTCTATACCAACGACGACCCGGCCGACTCGGACGCCCAGCGCGCCGGCGGGCCGCAGGGGGAATTCGTGGTGGAGGTGCGGCTCAGCCCCAGCGTCAGTGCGAAGGTCTTCTACCGGCGCACCGGGGACGAGCTGACCCCGAGCCGCGCCCTTACAAGCAGCCGCGGGGCCGGCGTCTCGTATCAGACCCAGTTCTCGACCTGGCGAACGCTCTTCCACAGCATCTTTGGCTGGATGTTGCCGACCGACCCTGCACCGGACGACGAGGACAACCCCGCCCCCGATCCGGTCGCGCAAAGCGCCCGTCCCCCGTCCGATTCGACGGCCTCCCCCGAGGCGCAGCCCCCCTTCGAACAGAACGACCCCGTATGA
- the aroB gene encoding 3-dehydroquinate synthase: MPSPLAPMAVFVDLDERSYTVHFDSLATVPSLLEDVGLAAGRCLLVTDENVARHYKTPLIEGLSNAGWTVRSLVLPPGEQTKSASCLHRIYDDALAWGIDRQTPVLALGGGVVGDLAGFAAATLLRGLPLVQLPTSLLAQVDASVGGKTAINHDTGKNLIGAFYQPELVCADPQTLDTLPMREYTSGMAEVIKHALIRAPDLFEALEDHLVPVMARKDREIVSSVIEDAVGVKADVVSADEREEGRRAILNFGHTFAHALERVAGYGAFTHGEAVAIGMRAGLYLSHQRHPEAVPRERLDHVIRAVPIESDPAEVPFPDLYAAMAADKKNEGGTIRFVLLEQLGQAYVTGDVTEADARHAWQFACSN; encoded by the coding sequence ATGCCGAGCCCACTCGCCCCCATGGCCGTTTTCGTTGACCTTGACGAGCGAAGTTACACCGTTCATTTCGATTCCCTCGCCACGGTCCCGTCTCTGCTAGAAGACGTTGGGCTCGCGGCCGGACGGTGTCTCCTCGTCACCGACGAGAACGTGGCCCGCCACTACAAGACACCACTCATCGAGGGCCTTTCCAACGCAGGCTGGACGGTGCGTTCCCTCGTCCTCCCCCCTGGCGAGCAGACCAAATCGGCCTCGTGCCTTCACCGCATCTACGACGACGCCCTCGCCTGGGGCATCGATCGGCAGACCCCGGTGCTCGCCCTCGGGGGCGGCGTCGTCGGCGACCTGGCCGGGTTCGCCGCGGCCACCCTCCTGCGCGGGCTGCCCCTCGTGCAACTGCCAACCTCCCTTCTCGCCCAGGTCGACGCGTCGGTGGGGGGCAAAACGGCCATCAACCATGACACCGGCAAGAACCTGATCGGCGCCTTCTACCAGCCGGAGCTCGTCTGCGCCGACCCGCAGACGCTCGATACCCTGCCGATGCGGGAGTACACAAGCGGCATGGCGGAGGTGATTAAACACGCCCTCATCCGCGCCCCCGATCTCTTCGAGGCCTTGGAAGACCACCTGGTCCCCGTCATGGCCCGCAAAGATCGGGAGATTGTCTCGTCGGTGATTGAGGACGCCGTGGGCGTGAAGGCCGACGTCGTCAGTGCCGACGAACGGGAGGAGGGCCGGCGCGCCATTCTTAACTTCGGTCACACCTTCGCCCACGCCCTCGAACGCGTGGCGGGGTACGGGGCGTTTACCCACGGCGAGGCCGTCGCCATCGGAATGCGGGCGGGGCTCTACCTTTCCCATCAGCGCCATCCCGAGGCGGTGCCTCGCGAGCGACTCGATCATGTGATCCGTGCCGTGCCGATTGAATCCGACCCCGCCGAGGTGCCCTTTCCCGACCTCTACGCAGCGATGGCGGCGGACAAGAAAAATGAGGGGGGCACCATCCGCTTCGTGCTCCTCGAACAGTTGGGCCAGGCGTACGTGACCGGCGATGTCACGGAGGCCGACGCCCGTCATGCCTGGCAGTTTGCGTGTTCGAACTGA
- a CDS encoding helix-turn-helix domain-containing protein yields the protein MPDDLDTPALRRFARDLRRIREDRSVSRTAIQEETQVHASHLKSFEAGVLHEEERMNGVYLKAFVRAYAEAIGLSAETVVEHLESALSGTYDDQLAVTFLNAPSTEAEADVSEAAAASPSAEGEQDAADSPSGPSDKPEEKTSEDKLGPAEESPQETKTDPTQAVSSDAQSSAGQSPSSPRSGASASEAAGERPSPDVQEEPHFSDLSGEEERAGRAPSSAHGRAPRQGTPQGDSFSSTVQGILAAHRDKVLTTIGIALLVGLVGGLGFYLTRGGATSEPPSGGETLGASPAADAGPSAAEATGDTSAPAPRSARRPPADITLGDTLHVTVRATEDVRELRVQQDDNLRRPYWIEAGEARVFPFVERVTLQNQLENLELLLEGYRYPITSTDEQGRVIIRRDTAEQFADTLRGAPASISESPDTIRGQGSFPDPDTTSSESPDSES from the coding sequence ATGCCCGATGATTTGGACACTCCCGCCCTGCGGCGGTTCGCGCGTGACCTGCGCCGGATCCGCGAGGATCGAAGCGTGTCCCGCACGGCCATCCAGGAGGAAACCCAAGTCCATGCCTCGCACCTGAAGTCCTTCGAGGCGGGCGTCCTCCACGAAGAGGAGAGAATGAACGGCGTTTACCTGAAGGCATTCGTCCGCGCCTACGCCGAAGCGATCGGGCTTTCTGCGGAGACGGTCGTGGAGCACCTGGAGTCTGCGCTCTCCGGCACCTACGACGATCAGCTCGCCGTCACATTTCTGAACGCCCCGTCAACGGAGGCGGAGGCGGATGTTTCAGAGGCTGCCGCGGCATCCCCATCCGCGGAAGGAGAACAGGACGCGGCCGACTCGCCGTCGGGTCCGAGCGATAAGCCCGAAGAGAAGACGTCCGAAGATAAGTTGGGCCCCGCAGAGGAGTCCCCTCAAGAGACGAAGACGGATCCGACCCAGGCCGTCTCCTCCGACGCTCAGTCCTCAGCGGGGCAGTCCCCGTCCTCCCCCCGTTCGGGGGCGTCTGCGTCCGAAGCAGCCGGCGAGCGTCCGTCCCCGGACGTGCAGGAGGAGCCGCACTTCTCGGATTTGTCCGGGGAGGAGGAACGGGCGGGGCGTGCTCCGTCCTCGGCGCATGGGCGGGCGCCGCGTCAGGGCACTCCTCAGGGAGACTCATTTTCCAGCACCGTCCAGGGGATTCTCGCGGCCCACCGCGACAAAGTCCTGACCACCATCGGGATTGCCCTCCTGGTTGGACTGGTCGGGGGACTGGGATTCTACCTTACGAGGGGCGGCGCGACGTCTGAGCCCCCGTCGGGGGGGGAGACGCTGGGCGCTTCCCCCGCTGCCGATGCCGGCCCCTCGGCCGCAGAAGCCACCGGCGACACCAGTGCACCGGCGCCGCGGTCCGCCCGGCGGCCTCCGGCCGACATCACGCTCGGCGATACCCTCCACGTTACGGTCCGGGCAACCGAAGACGTGCGGGAGCTTCGGGTTCAGCAGGACGACAACCTCCGGCGGCCCTACTGGATCGAGGCGGGCGAGGCCCGGGTTTTCCCGTTCGTCGAACGCGTGACGCTCCAGAATCAGCTCGAGAACCTAGAGCTTCTTCTCGAAGGGTACCGGTATCCCATCACCTCGACCGACGAGCAGGGGCGTGTCATCATTCGTCGGGACACGGCCGAGCAGTTTGCCGATACGCTTCGGGGGGCTCCGGCCTCCATCTCAGAATCTCCGGATACCATCCGGGGCCAGGGCTCGTTTCCAGACCCGGATACCACGTCTTCAGAATCGCCTGACTCGGAATCCTAA
- a CDS encoding tRNA (mnm(5)s(2)U34)-methyltransferase, with protein MVIPSILEQAHALAGRAVGEGGIAVDATVGNGHDTAFLAQAVGAGGAVVGFDVQEEALVETRHRLEREALSAPVRLVHAGHQTLARHLEEAERGRVGAIMFNLGYLPGGDHSVVTRPETTRQALDAGTEALRPGGVITVVAYTGHEGGDEEADAVEAWASALPQAQFRALSYRFPNWSNDPPRLFAVEKRDA; from the coding sequence ATGGTGATTCCGTCGATCCTGGAGCAGGCGCACGCCCTCGCCGGCCGGGCGGTCGGAGAGGGCGGGATTGCGGTCGACGCCACGGTCGGCAACGGACACGACACCGCGTTCCTGGCCCAAGCGGTCGGGGCGGGCGGGGCCGTCGTGGGATTCGACGTGCAGGAGGAGGCCCTGGTCGAGACGCGACACCGCCTCGAGCGGGAAGCCCTCAGTGCCCCCGTTCGGCTGGTGCATGCGGGGCATCAGACCCTCGCCCGGCACCTAGAAGAGGCGGAGCGGGGGCGGGTCGGCGCCATCATGTTTAACCTGGGCTACCTGCCCGGCGGAGATCACTCGGTTGTGACTCGCCCCGAGACGACCCGTCAGGCCCTCGATGCCGGTACGGAGGCGCTCCGCCCGGGCGGCGTCATCACGGTGGTCGCCTATACGGGCCATGAGGGGGGAGACGAAGAGGCCGACGCCGTGGAGGCCTGGGCGTCGGCCCTCCCGCAGGCGCAGTTTCGGGCCTTGTCCTATCGGTTTCCGAATTGGAGCAACGACCCGCCGCGCCTGTTTGCAGTCGAGAAGCGTGACGCCTAA
- a CDS encoding bifunctional alpha/beta hydrolase/OsmC family protein produces the protein MPEKIRFENADGNALAARLDRPDGESPCAFALFAHCFTCSKDLRAAGAISRALTRHGIAVLRFDFTGLGESEGEFADTNFSSNVEDLIAAADYLSEHHEAPRILVGHSLGGAAVLQAAQRLDSVQAVSTIGAPYDPEHVTQHLQDAVEDIEEKGEARVQLAGRTFTIRKQFLDDLAATKMETTIRTLGRALLIFHSPVDQTVGANNAAKIFQAAKHPKSFVSLDDADHLLTDRSDAEYLGVVLGAWAEKYVDRSVSVPDTPDEDVVTRTEGTYRTAIQAGQHALVGDEPESVGGDDDGPTPYGFLLSALGSCTGMTLRMYADRKEWPLDETIVRLSHEKVHAEDCENCDTEQGQVDRITREIEIRGRLSDDQRERLFEIANKCPVHRTLLGDVDVRSSLRSRDDAQ, from the coding sequence ATGCCCGAAAAAATCCGATTCGAGAACGCCGACGGAAACGCCCTGGCCGCTCGGCTTGACCGTCCCGACGGCGAATCGCCCTGTGCGTTTGCGCTCTTCGCGCACTGCTTCACGTGCTCCAAGGATTTGCGGGCCGCGGGGGCCATCAGCCGAGCACTAACCCGTCACGGGATTGCCGTACTCCGGTTCGACTTTACCGGGCTTGGGGAAAGCGAGGGCGAGTTCGCGGACACCAACTTCTCGTCCAACGTCGAGGATCTGATCGCGGCGGCCGATTATCTCAGTGAGCACCACGAGGCGCCCCGCATTCTGGTGGGCCACTCGCTGGGGGGCGCCGCGGTGCTGCAAGCCGCGCAGCGGCTCGATTCCGTACAGGCGGTGTCCACCATCGGGGCGCCGTACGACCCGGAGCACGTCACCCAGCACCTCCAAGACGCGGTCGAAGACATCGAAGAAAAGGGGGAAGCGCGCGTCCAACTGGCCGGACGCACCTTCACGATCCGGAAGCAATTCCTCGATGACCTTGCGGCGACGAAGATGGAAACCACCATCCGGACGCTCGGCCGGGCGCTCTTGATCTTCCATTCGCCGGTGGATCAGACCGTCGGGGCAAACAACGCCGCCAAGATCTTCCAGGCCGCCAAGCACCCGAAGAGCTTCGTTTCGCTCGACGACGCCGACCACCTCCTTACGGATCGGTCAGACGCCGAATACCTGGGGGTGGTCCTGGGGGCCTGGGCCGAAAAGTACGTTGACCGGTCGGTCTCGGTGCCCGACACGCCCGACGAAGACGTGGTGACGCGTACCGAAGGCACATACCGCACGGCGATTCAGGCGGGGCAGCACGCACTGGTTGGGGACGAGCCCGAGAGCGTGGGGGGCGACGACGACGGGCCTACGCCATACGGCTTTTTGCTGTCGGCACTCGGCAGTTGTACGGGAATGACCCTCCGCATGTACGCGGATCGCAAAGAGTGGCCCCTCGACGAAACCATCGTCCGCCTGTCCCACGAAAAAGTGCACGCGGAGGACTGCGAAAATTGCGACACGGAGCAGGGCCAGGTGGACCGGATTACCCGGGAAATTGAAATCCGGGGCCGCCTCAGCGACGACCAACGCGAGCGGCTCTTTGAGATCGCCAACAAGTGCCCCGTCCACCGCACCCTGCTCGGTGACGTCGACGTCCGTTCGTCTCTCCGATCCCGAGACGACGCGCAGTAG